The Collimonas fungivorans Ter331 genome has a segment encoding these proteins:
- a CDS encoding HAD family hydrolase — protein sequence MAPTNNSAISPGFRPGKPLAVKALLFDLDDTLWPIVPVITRAEQLLFDWLGENAPAVSRRFTIESLRRQRMDLVASNPVFKFDLWKLRHAALTIAFNSVGEDAGKVDAAMAVFSEARHAVTPFADVQPALARLSQRLPLGTVSNGFADLGKIGLAGHFQASIAAHSFGCAKPDPSIFHAACAALGVAPEHTVYVGDDPLLDVVGAQQAGLQAVWINRFDRLLPAGISAQASCTSLHELEAWLEQTAVRG from the coding sequence ATGGCTCCGACGAATAATTCAGCTATCTCCCCTGGTTTCCGGCCCGGCAAACCGCTTGCCGTCAAAGCGCTGCTGTTCGACCTCGACGATACCCTGTGGCCGATCGTGCCGGTAATCACGCGCGCCGAACAGCTGCTGTTCGACTGGCTAGGCGAAAATGCCCCGGCGGTCAGCCGCCGGTTCACGATCGAGAGCCTACGCCGGCAGCGCATGGACCTGGTTGCGAGCAACCCGGTGTTCAAGTTCGATCTGTGGAAGCTGCGCCATGCGGCGCTGACCATCGCTTTCAACAGCGTCGGCGAAGACGCCGGCAAAGTGGATGCGGCGATGGCGGTATTTTCCGAAGCGCGCCACGCCGTGACGCCGTTCGCAGATGTCCAGCCGGCGTTGGCGCGGCTCAGCCAGCGCCTGCCGCTGGGCACGGTCTCGAACGGTTTCGCCGATCTCGGCAAGATCGGCCTGGCCGGGCATTTCCAGGCATCGATCGCGGCCCACAGCTTCGGCTGCGCCAAACCCGATCCCAGCATTTTCCATGCAGCTTGCGCAGCGCTGGGTGTCGCGCCGGAACACACCGTGTACGTCGGCGACGATCCCTTGCTGGACGTGGTCGGCGCCCAGCAGGCCGGCTTGCAGGCGGTCTGGATCAACCGGTTTGACCGCTTGCTGCCGGCCGGCATCAGCGCCCAGGCCAGCTGCACCAGCCTGCATGAGCTGGAGGCCTGGCTGGAACAAACCGCGGTTCGCGGGTAA
- the hrcA gene encoding heat-inducible transcriptional repressor HrcA — protein sequence MQLDTRAQTLLKALVERYIADGQPVGSRALSKISGLELSPATIRNIMADLEEMGFVASPHTSAGRVPTPRGYRMFVDTLLTVEPIDETALESKMQARLQPNSQQKIIANAAQVLSSLSHFAGVVLTPRRESIFQQIEFLRLSEKRILLVIVSPNGDVQNRLLLTDVDYSPAKLVQAANYINQHYGGLSLDDVRLRLQGELRKLRDDMTWLMQAAVEAGSDAMTDNSDEVVISGERNLLSVTDLSSNMDSLRKLFDMFEQKTSLMQLLDISGKATGVQIFIGGESQLVPMEEMSVVTAPYEVNGKIVGTLGVIGPTRMAYERVIPIVNITAKLLSNALSHS from the coding sequence ATGCAACTAGATACTCGCGCTCAAACCCTGCTCAAGGCCCTGGTCGAACGGTATATCGCCGACGGCCAGCCGGTTGGCTCGCGCGCCCTTTCCAAGATCTCCGGCCTGGAACTGTCGCCGGCGACGATACGCAACATCATGGCCGACCTCGAAGAAATGGGGTTTGTCGCCAGTCCCCACACTTCCGCCGGCCGGGTGCCGACGCCGCGCGGCTACCGCATGTTTGTCGATACCCTGCTGACGGTCGAGCCGATTGACGAGACCGCGCTGGAATCCAAGATGCAGGCGCGCCTGCAGCCGAATTCGCAACAGAAAATCATCGCCAATGCGGCCCAGGTGCTGTCATCCCTGTCGCATTTCGCCGGCGTGGTGCTGACGCCGCGGCGCGAGTCGATCTTCCAGCAGATCGAATTCCTGCGGCTTTCGGAAAAACGCATCCTGCTGGTGATCGTCAGCCCCAACGGCGACGTCCAGAACCGGCTGCTGCTGACCGATGTCGACTACAGCCCGGCCAAGCTAGTGCAGGCCGCCAACTATATCAACCAGCATTACGGCGGCCTCAGCCTGGACGATGTCCGCCTGCGCTTGCAAGGCGAACTGCGCAAGCTACGCGACGACATGACCTGGCTGATGCAGGCCGCGGTCGAAGCCGGCAGCGACGCCATGACCGACAATAGCGACGAAGTGGTGATTTCGGGCGAACGCAACCTGCTCAGCGTCACCGACCTGTCGTCGAACATGGATTCCCTGCGCAAGCTGTTCGACATGTTCGAACAGAAAACCAGCCTGATGCAATTGCTCGACATCTCCGGCAAGGCCACAGGCGTCCAGATCTTCATCGGCGGCGAATCGCAGCTGGTGCCGATGGAAGAAATGAGCGTGGTGACCGCCCCCTACGAGGTCAACGGCAAGATTGTCGGCACGCTGGGCGTGATCGGTCCGACCCGGATGGCGTATGAACGCGTGATCCCGATCGTGAATATCACCGCCAAGCTGCTGTCGAACGCCCTGAGCCACAGCTGA